Proteins encoded in a region of the Bactrocera tryoni isolate S06 chromosome 4, CSIRO_BtryS06_freeze2, whole genome shotgun sequence genome:
- the LOC120773707 gene encoding synaptic vesicle glycoprotein 2B, which translates to MVEGDSIKNKSDSYNVEAGIQPNYNSSRNNSIDNRSILQPYSLGSGGKDPEYQFAAVNKGYETDISSAGGDKHDVEKGSAAVIEVTNGVAIHGGNGGGGNNGGGSGADGRRSTGIRAGFEQAIELCGYGKFHYILLAICGLVSTSEEMDVISMSFILPSAECDLDLNTSSKGWLNSIIFIGMMVGAYFWGSIADAVGRKKVLIVISFMNGFCIVASSFSQTYEWFMLFRFLNGAALGGSGPVIWSYFAEFQPKSKRGSMLSFMAAFWTFGNLFVAGLAWLIIPSSIGFKTDLITYNSWRIFLMVCALPSFVVAFLLFYLPESPKFLLTKGKQEKAMAIFRGIFVTNTRRPAEQYPVAELDIDEKLLAEIKENQAGVKGKYSKMMSSMAEHSKQLFTSPILKFTLVSIIINFTFHIGYYGLMMWFPELFNRFEEYSHDHPDEHAGVCTVTKYVVAQGETETGTCSAQIPQSVFQESLISLASALPANLIAILGMDLLGRKFFLIFGTMTAGVCSAAMNFVFNSTQNLIVTAIFSGAISAANAALDCLITEVFPTHLRATGVAISMVAARMGGIIGNIVIATLLDHYCPAPTYIVATLLIGGGLMCLMLPNTTRKELN; encoded by the exons ATGGTAGAAGGTGATTCGATTAAGAATAAAAGTGATT CCTATAATGTAGAGGCTGGCATCCAACCAAACTACAATAGCAGCAGAAACAACTCGATCGACAATCGTTCCATTCTACAGCCCTATTCATTGGGCAGTGGCGGCAAGGATCCCGAATACCAATTTGCAGCAGTCAACAAGGGTTACGAGACGGACATAAGCAGCGCTGGCGGTGATAAGCATGACGTAGAAAAGGGTAGCGCGGCCGTCATTGAGGTCACCAACGGCGTCGCCATACACGGTGGCAACGGCGGCGGCGGCAACAATGGCGGAGGCTCTGGCGCCGATGGTCGTCGCTCCACTGGCATACGGGCCGGTTTCGAGCAGGCCATCGAACTATGCGGCTATGGCAAATTCCACTATATCCTACTGGCCATTTGCGGTCTGGTGAGCACCAGCGAGGAAATGGACGTCATATCGATGTCGTTCATTCTACCATCGGCAGAATGTGATTTGGATTTGAATACGAGCTCCAAGGGTTGGCTCAATTCGATCATTTTCATTGGCATGATGGTGGGCGCCTACTTCTGGGGCAGTATCGCCGATGCGGTGGGACGTAAGAAGGTGCTCATTGTGATCTCCTTCATGAATGGCTTTTGTATTGTTGCATCGTCATTTTCGCAAACCTACGAATGGTTTATGCTGTTTCGCTTTCTCAACGGCGCGGC TCTCGGCGGCAGCGGTCCGGTCATTTGGTCGTACTTCGCCGAATTCCAGCCGAAATCGAAACGTGGCTCCATGTTGAGTTTCATGGCTGCCTTCTGGACTTTTGGTAATCTCTTTGTTGCCGGCCTGGCGTGGTTGATCATCCCCAGCAGCATCGGCTTCAAAACAGATTTAATTACATACAATTCCTGGCGTATCTTCTTGATGGTGTGCGCCCTGCCATCATTCGTTGTCGCTTTCCTACTCTTCTATCTGCCGGAATCGCCGAAATTCTTATTGACCAAGGGCAAACAAGAAAAGGCGATGGCCATCTTTCGTGGCATCTTCGTGACGAACACCCGCCGACCGGCCGAACAATATCCCGTTGCCGAATTGGACATCGATGAGAAATTGTTGGCTGAGATTAAGGAAAATCAGGCTGGCGTCAAGGGCAAGTACAGTAAAATGATGTCGAGCATGGCCGAGCACAGTAAACAGCTGTTCACCTCTCCCATACTGAAATTCACACTCGTCTCGATTATCATCAACTTTACCTTCCACATCGGTTATTACGGTCTGATGATGTGGTTCCCCGAGCTTTTCAATCGCTTCGAGGAATACAGTCACGATCATCCCGACGAACATGCTGGCGTCTGCACAGTCACCAAATATGTTGTCGCCCAGGGCGAAACGGAAACGGGCACCTGTTCAGCGCAGATACCGCAGAGCGTTTTCCAGGAGTCGTTAATTTCACTGGCTTCGGCGCTGCCAGCCAATTTGATTGCCATTTTGGGCATGGATTTATTGGGTCGCAAATTTTTCCTTATATTCGGCACCATGACGGCTGGTGTGTGCTCGGCTGCCATGAATTTCGTCTTCAACTCTACACAGAATTTGATCGTGACGGCTATATTTAGTGGTGCCATATCGGCTGCAAATGCGGCCTTGGACTGTCTCATCACCGAGGTGTTCCCGACACATTTGCGCGCCACCGGTGTGGCTATATCGATGGTGGCGGCGCGTATGGGTGGCATCATTGGTAACATTGTGATTGCGACACTTCTGGATCACTATTGCCCAGCTCCGACGTATATTGTGGCAACCCTGTTGATAGGTGGCGGTCTCATGTGTTTGATGTTGCCCAACACAACTCGTAAAGAATTGAACTAA